The Enterobacter asburiae sequence CTGGTGATCCCAATCGACAGATTGCCGTTCAGCCCGCGCGCGATGCCGCGGGCCTTTTCCAGCGCGGCATCGCTCAGCGCCAGGATCTTGCAGGCATCCTCATAGAACGCTTCTCCCGCCTCGGTCAGCTCCACGCCCCGCGTCAGGCGTCTGAACAGCGGCGTGCCGACTTCCTCTTCAAGCCGTTTGATCTGCTGACTCAGAGGAGGCTGTGAAATACCCAGCGCTTCGGCCGCCCGGGTGAAGTGTCGCTCGCGTGCAACCGCGACAAAATACCGCAGATAACGAAGTTCCATATCTAAAACGTCTCAAACCAGCATGGTTTCTATATTGGAACTCTCTGCTGAATCGGGTCAACATTTATTTAACCTTTCTAAATAAAGTTGAAGAGGACGAGCACGATGACGCATTCATCTGCCTGCGACTGTGAGGCCAGCCTGTGCGAGACCCTGCGCGGGTTCTCAGCCCAGCATCCTGACAGCGTGATCTACCAGACATCGCTAATGAGCGCCCTGCTAAGCGGCGTGTACGAAGGGGAGACGACGATCGCCGACCTGCTGGCACACGGTGATTTTGGTCTCGGCACCTTTAACGAGCTGGACGGTGAAATGATTGCCTTCAGCAGCCAGGTCTACCAGCTGCGCGCCGACGGCAGCGCCCGGGCCGCGAAGCCGGAGCAGAAAACGCCGTTTGCGGTAATGACCTGGTTCCAGCCGCAGTACCGCAAAACCTTCGATGCGCCGGTCAGCCGTCAGCAGATCCACGACGTGATTGACCAGCAGATCCCCTCCGACAACCTGTTCTGCGCGCTGCGCATTGACGGCAATTTCCGCCACGCCCACACCCGCACCGTACCGCGCCAGAAGCCGCCGTACCGGGCGATGACCGACGTGCTGGATGATCAGCCGGTGTTCCGCTTTAACCAGCGTGAAGGGGTGCTGGTCGGGTTCCGCACCCCGCAGCATATGCAGGGCATTAACGTGGCGGGGTATCACGAACACTTCATTACCGACGACCGTCAGGGCGGGGGCCATCTGCTGGACTACCAGCTGGAGAGCGGCGTGCTCACCTTCGGCGAAATACACAAGCTGATGATTGACCTGCCCGCCGACAGCGCGTTCTTACAGGCCAACCTTCACCCCAGCAATCTTGATGCAGCGATCCGTTCCGTCGAAAACTAACAGGAGAACTACCGTGAACAGTGAGAAACAGTCACGTCAGTGGGCGCACGGCGCCGATATGGTTGTCGGCCAGCTGGAAGCGCAGGGCGTGAAGCAGGTGTTCGGGATCCCGGGTGCGAAAATCGACAAGGTATTTGATTCCCTGCTGGACTCCTCCATTGAGATCATTCCGGTGCGTCATGAGGCCAACGCGGCGTTTATGGCGGCGGCGGTCGGGCGGCTGACCGGTAAGGCCGGGGTGGCGCTGGTCACCTCCGGGCCGGGTTGCTCTAACCTGATCACCGGCATCGCCACCGCCAACAGCGAGGGCGACCCGGTGGTGGCGCTGGGCGGGGCGGTAAAGCGGGCGGATAAAGCCAAGCTGGTACACCAGAGCATGGACACCGTCGCCATGTTCAGCCCGGTCACCAAATACGCCGTGGAGGTGAGTTCACCGGACGCGATTGCCGAAGTGGTATCGAACGCGTTTCGCGCCGCCGAGCACGGCAGGCCGGGGGGCGCGTTCGTCAGCCTGCCGCAGGATATTGTCGACCAGCCCGCGACGGGCGCGATTTTACCCGCCAGCGGTCCGGCGCTGATGGGCCCGGCACCGGAATCCGCCATTAACGACGTGGCGAAGCTTATCGAAAACGCCAAAAACCCGGTCATCTTACTCGGCCTGATGGCCAGCCAGCCCGCCAACAGCGCCGCGCTGCGCAAGCTGCTGGAGAAAAGCCGCATTCCTGTCACCAGCACCTATCAGGCCGCCGGGGCGGTAAACCAGGAGCACTTCACCCGCTTTGCCGGACGCGTCGGCCTGTTCAATAACCAGGCGGGCGACCGGCTGCTGCATCTGGCGGATTTGATTATCTGCATTGGCTACAGCCCGGTGGAGTACGAGCCGTCCATGTGGAACAGCGGCGACGCGACGCTGGTGCACATCGATGTCCTGCCCGCCTATGAAGAGCGTAACTACGTCCCGGATCTGGAGCTGGTGGGGGATATCGCCGAAACGCTGAACCTGCTCGCAAACCGGATCGACCATAAGCTGGAGCTGAGCCCGCGTGCGTCAGAAATTCTGGTCGATCGCCAGCATCAGCGGGATCTGCTCGATCGCCGTGGCGCCTCGCTCAACCAGTTTGCCCTGCACCCGCTGCGCATCGTGCGTGCCATGCAGGATATCGTGAATAACGACGTGACGCTTACCGTGGATATGGGCAGCTTCCACATCTGGATCGCCCGCTACCTCTACAGCTTCCGGGCGCGTCAGGTGATGATCTCCAACGGTCAGCAGACCATGGGCGTCGCCCTGCCGTGGGCCATTGGCGCATGGCTGGTGAACCCGGGCCGCAAGGTTGTGTCGGTCTCCGGTGACGGCGGTTTTTTACAGTCGAGCATGGAGCTGGAAACCGCAGTGCGCCTCAACGCCAATGTGCTGCACATCATCTGGGTGGATAACGGCTACAACATGGTGGCCATTCAGGAAGAGAAAAAATACCAGCGCCTTTCCGGCGTAGAGTTCGGCCCTGTCGATTTCAAAGCGTATGCCGACGCCTTCGGCGCGAAGGGCTTTGCCGTGGAGAGCGCCGAGGCGCTGGAACCCACGCTGCGTGCGGCAATGGATGTGGACGGCCCTGCCGTGGTGGCCATTCCCGTCGACTACAGCGATAACCCGCTGCTGATGGGCCAGCTCCATCTCAGCCAGATTTTGTGACTCAATATAAGGACAGAGAAATGCAAAAAGTTGCTCTCGTAACAGGCTCAGGCCAGGGGATTGGTAAAGCGATCGCGCTTCGCCTGGTGAAGGATGGCTTTGCCGTCGCCATCGCCGACTATAACGTTGAGACGGCAAAAGCCGTCGCCGATGAAATCACCCGCAACGGCGGTAAGGCCGTCGCCGTGAAGGTCGATGTCTCTGACCGCGAGCAGGTATTTGCGGCGGTGGAGAAAGCGCGCACCGCGCTGGGCGGCTTTAACGTTATCGTGAATAACGCCGGGATTGCGCCGTCCACCCCCATCGAATTCATCACGCCGGAGATTGTCGACAAGGTCTACAACATCAACGTGAAAGGAGTGATCTGGGGCATTCAGGCTGCCATCGAGGCGTTTCGCAAAGAGGGGCACGGCGGCAAAATCATCAACGCCTGCTCCCAGGCGGGCCACACCGGCAACCCTGAACTGGCGGTGTACAGCTCCAGCAAGTTCGCGGTGCGCGGCCTGACTCAGACCGCAGCGCGAGACCTTGCGCCGCTGGGCATCACCGTTAACGCCTACTGCCCGGGCATCGTTAAAACGCCGATGTGGGCGGAAATCGACCGTCAGGTCTCCGAGGCGGCGGGTAAACCGCTTGGCTACGGGACTGAAACCTTTGCCAAACGCATTACGCTTGGCCGTCTGTCCGAGCCGGAAGACGTCGCCGCCTGCGTCTCATACCTGGCCGGGCCGGATTCCGACTACATGACCGGCCAGTCGCTGTTGATTGATGGTGGGATGGTGTTCAACTAAAAACGTAATACTAATAAGCTCTGACATGAGTTTTCCCCTGCCTCCGTGCAGGGGCTTTTTTTTGTCTCCTCAGCCATTGTGCATTACACTGCGCGCTGCAAAACTTTAGTCTTGAGATCTGACAGGCGGTAACAGCGATGAACGGTACAATCACAACGTGGTTTAAAGATAAAGGCTTCGGATTTATCAAAGATGAAAACGGCGACAACCGCTATTTTCATGTGATTAAGGTCGCCAACCCCGATCTGATTAAGAAAGATGCCGCGGTGACCTTTGAGCCAACCACCAACAACAAAGGCCTTTCCGCCTATGCGGTGAAGGTGATCCCGGAAAGCAAACATCTCTTTATTGCGGGCGAGCGCGTGAAGCTCTCCTCGATCAAATCCTTCGTGGTGTTCAGCGAAGAAGAGCCGGTTGAGACTAAAATCGACAAAGAGAATGCGGTGCTGTCGGTGGGGCTGCTGATGAACAGCATCAAGCCGAAATCCGACAAGAAGCCGGGCGAAATGCGCACGGTGAAGAAGCTGGCGATCACCACCTTCCAGAACACAACGATGATCTTTACCGAAGATGAGATCGACATCGACGCTACGGTGAAGCTGCTTAAGTGATTTTATGCCGGGTAGCGGCGACGCGTTACCCGGCCTGCACGTTCTCCCTTTCCGACCGCTTTTTAACCTGCTATAACAAACTCCTTACCTTTCAGGGAGTCACCGCCGTGCCCGAAATCAATCAACATGGTCAAACCGTTAACGATATCGTCCCGGACTGGAAATGCGCTCGCGTCTTAACCCGCACCCCGCTCACCGGTCAGTATTGCCGCCTGGAGCCGCTGGACGCGGATCGCCATTCGGCTGATTTATACGAAGCTTACGCACTGGGTGATGACAGCGACTGGACGTGGCTTGCAAGTACCCAGCCAGAAAGCGTGGAAGCCACCGCGCACTGGGTGCTCGGCAAGGTGATGGATGACGATCTGGTCCCGTTTGCGGTAATCGATTTACGCACTGAAAAAGCGGTAGGGCTGGTGAGCTACATGGCGATTGAGCGGTTTCAGGGCTCGGTGGAAATCGGCCACGTCACCTGGTCGCGCAGGATGAAAGGCACCCGCATCGGCACCGAAGTGGTCTGGCTGCTGCTGAAAAATGCCTTCGAGCACAAGTACCGTCGGCTGGAGTGGAAGTGTGATTCAATGAACACCGCCTCACGCCGCGCGGCGGAGCGGCTGGGGTTCGTCTGGGAAGGACGCCTGCGCCAGAAGCTGGTGCGCAAGGGCCGCAACCGCGACAGCGATATGCTTTCGATTATTGACGGCGAATGGCCGCAAAGGGATGCGGAGCTGCGCGCCTGGCTGGCGGCGGAGAATTTTGACGCCCAGGGGCGGCAGATTAAGCGGCTGGAGGCGTTTCGTTTATAAGCTTTTTATGTAGGGTACAGCGCAAAGATGCAGTTAATCCGCGGAAATCGCGATTTCAATCATGTTGGTTTTTCCTGACTGCAGTCCGCGGGTTACCGCTTCGGCGATGTCTGCGGCATCGGTTATCCGACAACAGCGAATGCCCATGGCGGTGCCCAGCGACTGAAAATCGATGTGCGGGTTAACCAAATCCATCCCGATAAAGCGCCCCAGCTGCGTCGAGCTGTAGCCCGGCTGGCCCTTCATAAAGTTTTTAAGAACGTTGTACTCCCGGTTGTTCATGACGATAAAGGTGACCGGCAGATTTTCGTGTGCCGCCGTCCAGAGCGCCTGCGGTGAATACAGCGAAGCGCCGTCGCCCATCAGGCACACTACCGGCTCGCGGCCCAGCCCCAGCGAGTGGCCCACCGCCGCAGGCATACCCCAGCCCAGACCGCCGCCGCGCATGAAATAGTAGCGCTGGTGCTGCGGGTCGGAGATAAAACGCCGGACATGTCTGGCTGTGGCAATCGCTTCATCAACAATGGTGACGCCCGGTGGAACGGCTTTGATGACTTCATAGGCCGCCACCATCGGCGAAATAGCCGGGCGCAGCCGCTCGGCAGCCAGACGTTCTTCCTGCAGTTGCCACTCTTTTTCACGTTCAGCGCGTGCCGTTTTGAGCAGCCGCTGATGCGTCAATTTGCCTGCCACCAGGCGCTGCTCAAGCAGAGGTAAGAGCGCCTTCAGGGAGAGTTTGATATCCCCCATCACCGACAGGCGTGTAGCATAGGTGCGGCCCAGCTCGTTCATGTCGGCGGAGAGCTGGTAGACCGCGCATGAGCCCGGAATCGCGTCTCCTTCGCTGTATAATATGGTGATCAGGCTTCTGCCGCCGATGATAAACACCGCGTCGTAGGCGTTAACGATGCTGGCAATTTCACTGGCGGTGGTAGGCATATTGCCGCGCCAGAGGGCATGCTGCGTGGGAAAGGGCAAATTCAACGGCCACGATGAGCCGTAAACGTGTGCACCAAGCGCTTCTGCAAGCTGGACAATCTCCGGCGTTGAGCCGCTGGAGTGAACTTCATCCCCCGCCACAATCATGATCCTGCCGGGCGTAACCTGGCTCAGCTCCGCCGCCAGCTCGTCCAGCGAGCCCGCGACGGTGTGATAGTTCACTTTGGAGGCCGTTTGTATCCCGGCGTCGCTCAGCTCTTCCATCACGTTCATTGGCAGAGAGAGCAATACGGGACCGGCGGGGGGATAGCTGGCAGCGTGGAACGCGCGACGCACAAGAACCGGGAGCTGGTCGGCGCTGGTGACCTCCTGCGCCCATTTCACCACCGGCGATCCAATGGAGACTATGTCATCATACAGGAGCGGGTCGCGCACGTAGTGCCGCGTGTCCTGCTGCCCGACGGTGACAACCAGCGGCGTTTTCATGATCCGCGAGTTGATTAAATTTCCCATTCCATGCCCGAGACCGCTGGCGGTGTGCAAATTGATAAAACCGGTCTTGCCGGAGGCTTTCGCGTAGCCGTCAGCAATGGCGACCACGCTGCTCTCCTGGAGCGCCAGAATATAATGAATATTTTCATGCCGGAGCAGGGCGTCAATCAGCGGGAGTTCCGTCGTGCCGGGGTTGCCAAATATATATTCCACGCCTTCACTCTCAAGAACCTCAAGGAGAATGTCGGCACCTGTTCGCATATTTAAATCTGATAAGGACGTTAATGACTTAATCATAATGGCACCTCATTCAGCGTTATTTAAGTCATGCTAAAATTCTTCCTGCGTTGGCCGGACGACAATTTCATTTACATCAACATCATCAGGCTGCTCGATAGCAAATAATACGGCCCGCGCAATGGCATCTGCCGGAATAGCCTGCTTATAAAATTCATGCAGGAATTTTTTACTCTCTTCGTCAGAACTGCCGAACTGCAGTTCGCTCTCGACCGCTCCGGGGGAAATAAGCGTAGTGCGGACCGTTTTACCCACCTCCTGACGCAAGCCTTCGCTCAGCGCGCGGACGGCGAATTTCGTGGCGCTGTAGACCACGCCGCCGGGCGCAAGCACCTTAATACCGGCCACAGACGCAACGTTAATAAAATGCCCGCCACGCTGGCGCTGGAACACCGGTAACGCCGCCGCAATGCCGTATAAAACGCCTTTAAGATTGGTATCGATCATCCGATCCCACTCGTCGGTCTTGCGCTCGCTGATGGGGGCGATAGCCATAAAGCCCGCATTGTTGATCAGCACATCGACGCGTTGGTATGCGGCAACGGCAGCGTCAATCGCGTGCTGGACCTCCTCCTGACGGGTCACGTCCGCCTTCACGGCAATCGCCCGGCCGCCCTGCTGGATGATGCGATCCACCAGGGCGTTAACTCTGTCCAGGCGACGCGCCACCAGTACCAGCGAAAAGGGCTTATTCGCTAAATACAGGGCAATAGCCTGACCGATACCGCTGCTGGCGCCGGTGATAACAACAACTTGGTTTGCACTATTATTCATGATCTTATCTCGCGGTTGAGTGATGCAAAAATAAAGGCAGGGGAGAATTAAAGAATAATGACGCCTTCTTTAATTTCAGGTTTAAATATATTGTATATTTCGAATGGAAAGACATTCGATTAAACTTAGTTGAATTGCGGGAGCAGTGTCAACAGACTTTTAAATGAACAAAATAATTGCAGGGTAATATTTATTTCTTATAGGTATCGAAAAATATTATCGTAATGAAGGGATGTATTGAAAACCCTCTCGTTTTACGGAGAGGGCAGAATATTAAACGTTCTGTAATGCCTGACGAACCGGCGCGCCGTTCGCCACGTAATACGCCGCCGTGCTCTTCGCCAGCGGCTCGCGCCCGCGAATGGCATCCGCAATTTTCTCGCCGATCATAATCGTGGTGGCGTTCAGGTTGCCGGTAATAATCTGCGGCATAATCGACGCATCCACCACGCGTAGCCCTTCCAGCCCGTGAACGCGGCCTTCGCCGTCGACCACCGCCATCTCGTCGTAGCCCATCTTGCAGGTGCCGCACGGGTGGAACGCGGTTTCCGCGTGGTTACGCACGAACTCGTCCAGCTGCTCGTCGGTCTGGCACTCGACGCCCGGGCTGATTTCGCGGCCGCGGTACTTGTCCAGCGCGGGCTGGTGCATGATCTCGCGGGTGATGCGGATCGCGTCGCGGAACTCCTGCCAGTCCTGCTCGTGGGACATATAGTTGAACAGGATCGCAGGATGCTGGTGCGGATCGCGGGATTTAATCCGCACGTGCCCGCGGCTCGGCGAGCGCATCGATCCGACGTGGCACTGGAAGCCGTGCTCTTTTACCGCGTTCGAGCCGTTGTAGTTAATCGCTACCGGCAGGAAGTGGTACTGAATGTTCGGCCATTCGAACTCCTCGCGGCTGCGGATAAACCCGCCCGCTTCGAAGTGGTTGCTCGCCCCTACGCCGATGCCGCCAAACAGCCATTCGGCGCCAATCTTCGGCTGGTTCCACCACTGCAGGGCAGGGTAGAGGGAGACCGGCTCTTTGCACTCGTACTGAAGGTACATCTCCAGGTGATCCTGCAGGTTTTCGCCCACGCCGGGCAGGTCGTGCACCAGCGGAATATCAAACTGCTTCAGCAGGTCCGCGCTGCCCACGCCGGAGCGCTGGAGGATCTGCGGGGAAGCAATGGCCCCTGCGCACAGCAGCACCTCTTTGTTCGCCGTCGCGTTGGACGGAATAGTGCTTTCACCCTCCAGCCACTCGACGCCCACGGCGCGCTTGCCGTCGAACAGAATGCGATCGGTCGTGGCGTGGGTGCGGATGGTCAGGTTCGGGCGCTGTTTTGCCTGGTCCAGATAGCCGCGTGCGGTGCTGGCGCGTCGGCCCTGCGGCGTGACCGTGCGGTCCATCGGGCCGAAGCCTTCCTGCTGGTAGCCGTTGAGATCCTCGGTGCGCGGATAGCCCGCCTGCACGCCAGCCTCCACCATCGCCTCAAACAGCGGATTCACGCCCGGCTTCGAGGTGGTAACGCTCACCGGACCGTCGCCGCCGTGGTAGTCATTCGGGCCCACGTCGCGCGTCTCTGCCTTGCGGTAGTAGGGCAGGCAGTTGAGGTAGCTCCAGTGCTCCAGGCCCGGCTCTTTGGCCCAGTGGTCGAGATCCATCGCGTTACCGCGGATGTAGCACATGCCGTTGATCAGCGACGAGCCGCCCAGCCCTTTACCGCGTCCGCACTCCATACGGCGGTTGTTCATGTACGGCTCTGGCTCGGTTTCGTACGCCCAGTTGTAGCGCTTGCCCTGCAGCGGGAACGCCAGAGCGGCGGGCATCTGGGTGCGGAAGTCAAAGCGGTAATCCGGCCCGCCCGCCTCAAGCAGCAGGACGGTGGTGTTCGGATCTTCAGTCAGTCGCGTTGCCAGGACGTTGCCGGCAGAGCCGGCCCCGATAATGATGTAGTCAAATTGCAAATAAACCTCCCGGTTAAAATATGGACTGGAATTTACCCATCTCAACCTGGATGGACTTCACCTGGGTGTAGCTCTGCAGCGTCATCACGCCGTTCTCGCGGCCAATGCCGGAGTGCTTGTAGCCGCCGACCGGCATCTCCGCGGCGGATTCACCCCAGGTGTTGATCCAGCAGATGCCCGCTTCGAGCTGATGAATGGCGCCGTGGGCGCGGTTCAGGTCGGCAGTGACGATGCCCGCCGCCAGCCCGTAGTCTGTGTCGTTGGCGCGGCGAATGGCTTCTTCATCGGTTTCATAGGTGAGGATGGACATCACCGGGCCGAAGATCTCTTCGCGCACGATGGTCATCTCGTCGGTGCAGTCGGTGAACACGGTCGGGGCGACCCACGCGCCGTTGTCAAAGCCGTCGCCCTTCAGCACCTCGCCGCCGCACAGCACGTGGGCGCCTTCCTCTTTGCCTTTGGCGATGTAGCGCATCACGCTGTCGCGGTGCGGGAAGCTGACCATCGGGCCGAAGTTGGTACGTTCATCGAACAGATCGCCCGCGCGGATGCGGCCCACGCGCTCAACGATTTTCTGCTCAAACGTTGCTTTAAACTTCGCGGGCACGAACACGCGGGTGCCGTTGGTGCACACCTGGCCGGAGCTGAAAAAGTTCGCCATCATGGCGATGTCTGCCGCGAGATCCAGATCCGCATCGTCAAAAATAATCAGCGGGGATTTGCCGCCCAGCTCCATCGTCACCTCTTTCAGAGACGAGGCCGCCGAGTTGGCCATCACCTTTTTGCCGCTGGCGACGCCGCCGGTGAAGGAGACTTTCGCGATGCCCGGATGCTCGGTCAGGTACTGGCCGGTTTCCGCGCCCACGCCCGGCAGGACGTTAAACACACCGTCCGGCAGGCCCGCTTCGGTGTAGATCTCCGCAAGCTTCAGGGCGGTGAGCGGCGTCACTTCGCTTGGCTTGAAGATCATCGCGTTGCCCGCCGCCAGCGCCGGGGCCGATTTCCACAGGGCGATCTGGATCGGGTAGTTCCACGCGCCGATGCCCGCCACCACGCCCAGCGGCTCGCGGCGGGTGTAGACGAACGAGGTATCGCGCAGCGGGATCTGGCTGCCTTCCAGCGCCGGGATCAGCCCCGCGTAGTACTCCAGCACATCCGCGCCGGTGACGATATCGACGGTTGAGGTTTCGGAATACGCTTTACCGGTGTCGAGGGTTTCCAGTTTCGCCAGATCGTCGTTGCGCTCGCGCAGGATGTCGACGGCGCGTCGCAGAATGCGCGAGCGCTCCATGGCGGTCATTGCCGCCCAGATTTTTTGCCCGCGTTTTGCGCTTTCCACGGCGCGGTTGACATCTTCTCGCCCGGCGGCCTGTACGCTCGCCAGAACTTCACCGTTGGCCGGGTTGACGGTCTCGAAGGTGCGACCGCTGGTGGCGGATGTATAACCACCATTGATGTAAAGCTGCTGTTCTGCCATTCGGGACATAAATCCTCCTCGGTTATTCGGTCGGTAAATGCTGGCTGATAAAGTGGCTGGTGAGCGACTGCGCCAGGGTTTTATCCAGCGGCTTGCCGCTCAGCGCGGCGCGCAGCCACAGCCCGTCGATCAGCGCCGCGAGCCCGTAGCCCGCCTCTTCAGCCTGTTCACGCGGCAGCTCGCGGCGGAACTCGTACACCAGGTTTGAGAGCAGGCGGCGGCTGCTGACCTGCTGCAGGCGATAGAGCATCGGCTGGTGCATGCTGCTTGCCCAGAAGGCCAGCCAGGCCTTCATTGCCGCGCCGCTGACCTGGGTTTCATCGAAGTTGCCGCTGACAATCGCCTGCAGGCGCTGCTCCGCGCTGCCGCCCGGCAGGGCGTGTAAACGGCTCAATACCGCGTCGCGCAGCTGGCCGGTAATGTCGCGCATGGTCGCTTCCAGCAGGCCGTTTTTGTCTTTGAAATAGTGACTGATGATCCCCGTGGACACGCCCGCCCGACGGGCGATTTGCGCGATGGTCGCATCGTGCATGCCCACTTCATTAATTGCTTCCAGCGTGGCGTCGATAAGCTGCCTGCGCCGGATCGGCTGCATCCCCACTTTGGGCATTTTTGCCACTCCATTCATCAGCGTTGGTTATATATTAAAGCGGTTTTTGATTGGACGTTCAATATAAAATGTGTCTTAATTGTTGCGGATTTGGATTTTAATAGTTACAAAAACAGTGAGGATACTGGATGACAGACCTTTCACAGGACAGAGAAAAAGACAAAATCAACCCGGTCGTTTTTTATACTTCCGCCGGGCTGATTTTGTTGTTTTCCCTGACGACGATCTTCTTTCGCGATTTTTCTGCCGAGTGGATTGGGCGCACCCTGAACTGGGTGTCGAAGACCTTCGGCTGGTACTACCTGCTGGCGGCGACGCTTTACATTGTTTTCGTGGTTTGTATTGCCTGTTCGCGCTTTGGGTCAGTGAAGCTCGGGCCAGAGCAGTCCAAGCCCGAGTTCAGCCTGCTGAGCTGGGCCGCGATGCTGTTTGCCGCAGGCATCGGCATCGACCTGATGTTCTTCTCCGTGGCGGAACCGGTCACGCAGTATATGCAGCCGCCGGAAGGGGCAGGGCAGACGATGGAGGCCGCGCGCCAGGCAATGGTCTGGACGCTGTTCCACTACGGCCTGACGGGCTGGTCGATGTATGCCCTGATGGGCATGGCGCTCGGATACTTTAGCTATCGTTATAATTTGCCCCTCACCATTCGCTCCGCGCTGTATCCGATTTTCGGTAAAAAAATTAACGGCCCGATTGGCCACAGCGTTGATATCGCGGCGGTGATCGGCACCATCTTTGGTATCGCCACCACGCTCGGGATTGGCGTGGTGCAGCTCAACTACGGGCTGAGCGTGCTGTTTGACATCCCGGACTCGATGGCAGCCAAAGCGGCGCTGATTGCGCTCTCCGTTATTATCGCCACCATCTCGGTGACGTCGGGCGTTGATAAGGGCATTCGCGTGCTCTCCGAGCTGAACGTGGCGCTGGCGCTGGGGCTGATCCTGTTCGTGCTGTTTATGGGCGACACCTCGTTCCTGCTCAATGCCTTAGTGCTTAACGTGGGCGACTACGTAAACCGCTTTATGGGCATGACGCTGAACAGCTTCGCCTTTGACCGTCCGGTGGAGTGGATGAACAACTGGACGCTGTTCTTCTGGGCGTGGTGGGTCGCGTGGTCGCCGTTTGTCGGCCTGTTCCTGGCGCGTATTTCACGCGGCCGCACCATCCGCCAGTTTGTGATGGGCACGCTGATAATCCCGTTCACCTTCACCCTGCTGTGGCTGTCGATTTTCGGCAACAGCGCGCTGCACGAGATTATCCACGGCAATGCGACCTTCGCACAGGAAGCGATGGCGCACCCGGAGCGCGGCTTCTACAGCCTGCTGGCGCAGTACCCGGCGTTTACCTTTAGCGCCTCCGTGGCGACCATCACCGGCTTGCTGTTCTACGTCACCTCGGCGGATTCCGGCGCGCTGGTGCTGGGCAACTTCACCTCGAAGCTCAAGGACATCAACAGCGATGCGCCGAACTGGTTGCGCATCTTCTGGTCCGTCGCCATCGGCCTGCTGACGCTCGGCATGCTGATGACCAACGGCATTTCGGCGCTGCAGAACACCACGGTGATCATGGGCCTG is a genomic window containing:
- a CDS encoding thiamine pyrophosphate-binding protein, which translates into the protein MIKSLTSLSDLNMRTGADILLEVLESEGVEYIFGNPGTTELPLIDALLRHENIHYILALQESSVVAIADGYAKASGKTGFINLHTASGLGHGMGNLINSRIMKTPLVVTVGQQDTRHYVRDPLLYDDIVSIGSPVVKWAQEVTSADQLPVLVRRAFHAASYPPAGPVLLSLPMNVMEELSDAGIQTASKVNYHTVAGSLDELAAELSQVTPGRIMIVAGDEVHSSGSTPEIVQLAEALGAHVYGSSWPLNLPFPTQHALWRGNMPTTASEIASIVNAYDAVFIIGGRSLITILYSEGDAIPGSCAVYQLSADMNELGRTYATRLSVMGDIKLSLKALLPLLEQRLVAGKLTHQRLLKTARAEREKEWQLQEERLAAERLRPAISPMVAAYEVIKAVPPGVTIVDEAIATARHVRRFISDPQHQRYYFMRGGGLGWGMPAAVGHSLGLGREPVVCLMGDGASLYSPQALWTAAHENLPVTFIVMNNREYNVLKNFMKGQPGYSSTQLGRFIGMDLVNPHIDFQSLGTAMGIRCCRITDAADIAEAVTRGLQSGKTNMIEIAISAD
- a CDS encoding cold shock domain-containing protein, producing MNGTITTWFKDKGFGFIKDENGDNRYFHVIKVANPDLIKKDAAVTFEPTTNNKGLSAYAVKVIPESKHLFIAGERVKLSSIKSFVVFSEEEPVETKIDKENAVLSVGLLMNSIKPKSDKKPGEMRTVKKLAITTFQNTTMIFTEDEIDIDATVKLLK
- the alsS gene encoding acetolactate synthase AlsS produces the protein MNSEKQSRQWAHGADMVVGQLEAQGVKQVFGIPGAKIDKVFDSLLDSSIEIIPVRHEANAAFMAAAVGRLTGKAGVALVTSGPGCSNLITGIATANSEGDPVVALGGAVKRADKAKLVHQSMDTVAMFSPVTKYAVEVSSPDAIAEVVSNAFRAAEHGRPGGAFVSLPQDIVDQPATGAILPASGPALMGPAPESAINDVAKLIENAKNPVILLGLMASQPANSAALRKLLEKSRIPVTSTYQAAGAVNQEHFTRFAGRVGLFNNQAGDRLLHLADLIICIGYSPVEYEPSMWNSGDATLVHIDVLPAYEERNYVPDLELVGDIAETLNLLANRIDHKLELSPRASEILVDRQHQRDLLDRRGASLNQFALHPLRIVRAMQDIVNNDVTLTVDMGSFHIWIARYLYSFRARQVMISNGQQTMGVALPWAIGAWLVNPGRKVVSVSGDGGFLQSSMELETAVRLNANVLHIIWVDNGYNMVAIQEEKKYQRLSGVEFGPVDFKAYADAFGAKGFAVESAEALEPTLRAAMDVDGPAVVAIPVDYSDNPLLMGQLHLSQIL
- a CDS encoding (S)-acetoin forming diacetyl reductase; amino-acid sequence: MQKVALVTGSGQGIGKAIALRLVKDGFAVAIADYNVETAKAVADEITRNGGKAVAVKVDVSDREQVFAAVEKARTALGGFNVIVNNAGIAPSTPIEFITPEIVDKVYNINVKGVIWGIQAAIEAFRKEGHGGKIINACSQAGHTGNPELAVYSSSKFAVRGLTQTAARDLAPLGITVNAYCPGIVKTPMWAEIDRQVSEAAGKPLGYGTETFAKRITLGRLSEPEDVAACVSYLAGPDSDYMTGQSLLIDGGMVFN
- a CDS encoding GNAT family N-acetyltransferase, coding for MPEINQHGQTVNDIVPDWKCARVLTRTPLTGQYCRLEPLDADRHSADLYEAYALGDDSDWTWLASTQPESVEATAHWVLGKVMDDDLVPFAVIDLRTEKAVGLVSYMAIERFQGSVEIGHVTWSRRMKGTRIGTEVVWLLLKNAFEHKYRRLEWKCDSMNTASRRAAERLGFVWEGRLRQKLVRKGRNRDSDMLSIIDGEWPQRDAELRAWLAAENFDAQGRQIKRLEAFRL
- the budA gene encoding acetolactate decarboxylase, which produces MTHSSACDCEASLCETLRGFSAQHPDSVIYQTSLMSALLSGVYEGETTIADLLAHGDFGLGTFNELDGEMIAFSSQVYQLRADGSARAAKPEQKTPFAVMTWFQPQYRKTFDAPVSRQQIHDVIDQQIPSDNLFCALRIDGNFRHAHTRTVPRQKPPYRAMTDVLDDQPVFRFNQREGVLVGFRTPQHMQGINVAGYHEHFITDDRQGGGHLLDYQLESGVLTFGEIHKLMIDLPADSAFLQANLHPSNLDAAIRSVEN
- a CDS encoding SDR family oxidoreductase, producing MNNSANQVVVITGASSGIGQAIALYLANKPFSLVLVARRLDRVNALVDRIIQQGGRAIAVKADVTRQEEVQHAIDAAVAAYQRVDVLINNAGFMAIAPISERKTDEWDRMIDTNLKGVLYGIAAALPVFQRQRGGHFINVASVAGIKVLAPGGVVYSATKFAVRALSEGLRQEVGKTVRTTLISPGAVESELQFGSSDEESKKFLHEFYKQAIPADAIARAVLFAIEQPDDVDVNEIVVRPTQEEF